One Verrucomicrobiota bacterium genomic window carries:
- the nagB gene encoding glucosamine-6-phosphate deaminase: MEVIIRPNAAGAADLVARIIARELLAHPQLVLGLATGRTMESVYDRLVRMHREDGLDFSLCRTFNLDEYVGLAADDPHSYRHYMEEHLFRQIEIDPRNTYLPDGAAADIDAECARYEQTIRKFGGIDLQLLGIGRAGHIGFNEPLSALHSRTRVKALAPATLQQNAAHFGGADKVPRRAITMGVGTILESRRCLLLATGAAKADILAKAVEGPITAMISATALQLHARCTVVVDEPAASKLQGADYYRWIFENEPEWEGLR, translated from the coding sequence GTGGAAGTCATCATCCGTCCCAATGCCGCGGGCGCCGCGGATCTCGTGGCCCGCATCATCGCGCGCGAGTTGCTCGCGCATCCGCAGCTGGTGCTCGGCCTGGCCACCGGCCGCACGATGGAGTCCGTTTACGACCGGCTCGTTCGCATGCACCGCGAGGACGGCCTCGACTTCTCCCTCTGCCGCACCTTCAATCTCGACGAATACGTCGGCCTCGCCGCGGACGACCCGCACTCGTATCGGCACTACATGGAGGAGCATCTCTTCCGGCAGATCGAGATTGACCCGCGCAACACTTATCTGCCCGACGGCGCGGCCGCGGACATTGATGCCGAGTGCGCGCGATACGAGCAGACCATCCGCAAATTCGGCGGCATCGATCTCCAATTGCTCGGCATCGGGCGCGCCGGGCACATTGGATTCAACGAGCCGCTCTCCGCGCTCCACTCCCGCACGCGCGTGAAGGCGCTCGCCCCCGCGACGCTTCAGCAAAACGCCGCGCACTTCGGCGGAGCCGACAAAGTCCCGCGCCGCGCAATCACGATGGGCGTCGGCACGATCCTCGAAAGCCGCCGCTGCCTGCTGCTCGCGACGGGCGCCGCCAAGGCAGACATCCTTGCAAAGGCCGTCGAGGGCCCCATTACCGCGATGATTTCCGCCACCGCGCTTCAGCTTCACGCCCGCTGCACCGTCGTCGTGGATGAACCCGCCGCGAGCAAGCTGCAAGGCGCCGACTACTACCGCTGGATCTTCGAGAACGAGCCCGAGTGGGAAGGATTGCGGTGA